The genomic region CCCGTGTCCTGTGCTGTGCCGGTTCGTGGCCCGCAGGTGCCAGCGTCGGCGGCGTCCCGGTGGCGTGCCGGGTCGTCGAGGCGACGAGACGCGCCGAAGGGGCGTAGCTCAATTGGCAGAGTCCCGGTCTCCAAAACCGGTTGTTGCAGGTTCGAGTCCTGTCGCCCCTGCGCCTGGCGAATCGTCTCGGGTCAGCCTGACGAGTCGTCCGACGTATCGCCACCGAGCGGGATAGAGAGGAAGCCGTGACCCAGACCCGGCCGGACGCGCCTGCGTCCTCGCGCGGGCCTGCCCGCGGCGGAGGACCGATCGGGCGGATCGCGCGGTTTCTGCGCGAGGTCGTCGCCGAGATGGCGAAGGTCATCTACCCGTCCCGCAAGGAGTTGATCACCTACACGATCGTGGTGATCGTTTTCGTCTCGATCATGATCGCCATCGTGGCCGGGCTGGACATCGGCTTCGCCAAGATCGTCTTGTGGGCGTTCGGCTGAGTCCGCCCCCGACGACCGTCATGATGATGCCGCCCGCCATACCCGTCTTCTGGAAGTGAGTCACCGCGTGTCCGAGTTCGAGACCGGCCCAGCTCCGAGCCCTACGCAGGAGTCGGCGCCTCGGGACGAGTCGGCCGAGGCGCAGGTCGCCGCCGGCGCGGCCGAGCAGGCCGCCGATCAGGGCGGCGAGGTGCTGCCGGAGCCCGAGACGGCTCCCGAGCCCACGCCTGTCCAGGCCGAGCCGCCGGCCGAGCCGGAGGCCCAGGCCGAGGCGCCGGCGGAGCCGGAGGCCCAGGCCGAGCCGGAGCCCGAGGTCACGGAGCCGGAGGCTCCCGTCGACCCGGCTGCCGAGCTGCGCGCGGCCCTCACCACCGCCCTCGGCGACTGGTACGTCGTGCACTCCTACGCCGGCTATGAGAACAAGGTGAAGACCAACCTGGAGAACCGGATCTCCTCGCTGGACATGGAGGACTTCATCTTCCAGATCGAGGTGCCCACCGAGGAGGTCACCGAGGTCAAGAACGGCAAGCGCCAGCAGGTGCAGCGCAAGGTCTTCCCCGGCTACATCCTGGTCCGGATGGAGCTCAACGACGAGTCGTGGGGCGCCGTACGCAACACCCCGGGGGTGACCGGATTCGTCGGCGCGACCTCCCGTCCGTCGCCGCTC from Mycobacteriales bacterium harbors:
- the secE gene encoding preprotein translocase subunit SecE; this encodes MTQTRPDAPASSRGPARGGGPIGRIARFLREVVAEMAKVIYPSRKELITYTIVVIVFVSIMIAIVAGLDIGFAKIVLWAFG
- the nusG gene encoding transcription termination/antitermination protein NusG, translated to MSEFETGPAPSPTQESAPRDESAEAQVAAGAAEQAADQGGEVLPEPETAPEPTPVQAEPPAEPEAQAEAPAEPEAQAEPEPEVTEPEAPVDPAAELRAALTTALGDWYVVHSYAGYENKVKTNLENRISSLDMEDFIFQIEVPTEEVTEVKNGKRQQVQRKVFPGYILVRMELNDESWGAVRNTPGVTGFVGATSRPSPLSVDEVVKILAPAAEPEKTGGAKAPAQVVDYEVGESVTVMDGPFATLPATISEINAEHQKLKALVSIFGRETPVELSFSQVSKI